The following proteins are co-located in the Phyllostomus discolor isolate MPI-MPIP mPhyDis1 chromosome 1, mPhyDis1.pri.v3, whole genome shotgun sequence genome:
- the TCL1A gene encoding T-cell leukemia/lymphoma protein 1A — MADFALSSHRTVHPDRLWIWRMGVYVDENDRTWVPIKVQEEECPRVLMRQEDVSRGEPVRPSQLPPSVLPVMWQLYPGQRYRSSDYSFWRILYHIRVCGTEDLLLEQIPEP; from the exons ATGGCTGACTTCGCGCTCAGTTCGCACAGAACCGTGCACCCGGACCGCTTGTGGATCTGGCGGATGGGTGTGTATGTGGACGAGAACGACCGCACGTGGGTGCCCATAAAGGTTCAG GAGGAAGAGTGCCCCAGAGTGCTCATGCGCCAGGAAGACGTGTCCCGGGGGGAGCCCGTGCGCCCCAGCCAGCTGCCCCCGAGCGTGCTGCCCGTCATGTGGCAGCTCTACCCTGGCCAACGGTATCGGTCCTCAGACTACAGTTTCTGGCGCATATTGTACCACATCAGG GTCTGCGGCACTGAAGACCTGCTCCTGGAACAGATTCCAGAACCGTAG